A DNA window from Rhizobium sp. NXC14 contains the following coding sequences:
- a CDS encoding Maf-like protein: MTPKLILASSSPFRRMLMENAGLSFEAHPAEIDERAVEAPLEKAGAKPDTVACILAKAKAEDVSARFPEALVIGSDQTMSLGDRVFHKPKDMADAANHLRALSGTTHRLNSAIAIVRDGAVLWEHIGHAELTMRSLTEDFIARHLARVGKRALSSVGAYQLEGEGVQLFEKIEGDYFTILGLPMLPLLGKLREFGAIDG; this comes from the coding sequence ATGACACCGAAACTCATCCTTGCATCGTCGAGCCCTTTTCGGCGGATGCTGATGGAAAATGCGGGTCTCTCCTTTGAGGCACATCCCGCGGAGATCGACGAAAGGGCGGTTGAAGCGCCGCTCGAAAAGGCCGGTGCGAAGCCGGACACCGTCGCCTGCATCCTGGCCAAGGCTAAAGCCGAAGATGTCAGCGCCCGTTTCCCCGAGGCTCTCGTCATCGGTTCGGATCAGACGATGTCGCTCGGCGACCGCGTTTTTCACAAACCGAAGGACATGGCCGACGCCGCGAACCACCTTCGCGCTCTATCGGGCACCACCCATCGGCTGAACAGCGCCATCGCGATCGTCCGCGACGGCGCCGTCTTGTGGGAGCATATCGGCCATGCCGAACTGACAATGCGATCCTTGACGGAAGATTTCATCGCCAGGCACCTGGCGCGGGTGGGCAAACGGGCGCTTTCCAGCGTCGGCGCCTATCAGCTGGAAGGCGAGGGCGTTCAACTCTTCGAGAAGATCGAGGGCGACTATTTCACCATACTCGGGCTGCCGATGCTTCCGCTCCTGGGAAAATTGCGAGAATTCGGGGCGATTGATGGATGA
- a CDS encoding shikimate dehydrogenase — translation MDDSRETLGPNAFVTGFPIKHSRSPLIHGYWLKTLGLPGSYRAHEVTPDAFHDFIASLKDGSSGFIGGNVTIPHKELAFRLADKPDDLAHELGASNTLWLEDGLLHATNTDGRGFTANLDERHSGWDRHDTAVVFGAGGASRAIIQAVRDRGFREIHVVNRTVERAQELADRFGPRVRAHPVGALAEVMHGAGLFINTTSLGMDGEAAPSIDFAPLATDAVVTDIVYIPLKTPILRQAEEQGLSVVDGLGMLLHQAVPGFEKWFRKRPVVDAALRALIIADMEVH, via the coding sequence ATGGATGATTCACGTGAAACACTGGGGCCGAATGCATTTGTTACGGGCTTTCCCATCAAGCATTCGCGCTCACCGCTGATACATGGATATTGGCTGAAGACGCTTGGCCTCCCGGGCAGCTACCGCGCCCACGAGGTGACACCCGATGCCTTTCACGATTTCATTGCCTCGCTGAAGGACGGCAGCTCCGGCTTTATTGGAGGCAATGTCACCATCCCCCACAAGGAACTTGCCTTCCGGCTCGCCGACAAGCCGGACGATCTGGCGCATGAACTCGGCGCTTCGAATACGCTCTGGTTGGAGGATGGTCTCCTGCATGCCACCAATACCGACGGCCGCGGCTTCACCGCCAATCTCGACGAGCGCCATTCCGGCTGGGACCGTCATGATACGGCCGTGGTCTTCGGTGCCGGCGGCGCGAGTCGGGCGATCATCCAAGCCGTCCGCGACCGTGGCTTCAGGGAAATCCACGTCGTCAACCGCACCGTCGAACGTGCGCAAGAGCTGGCCGATCGCTTCGGTCCGAGAGTTCGAGCCCATCCGGTGGGCGCGCTTGCCGAAGTCATGCATGGCGCTGGCCTCTTCATCAACACGACCTCGCTCGGCATGGATGGCGAAGCGGCGCCGTCGATCGATTTTGCGCCGCTCGCAACGGATGCCGTCGTCACCGATATCGTCTACATCCCCTTGAAGACACCGATCCTGAGACAGGCGGAAGAGCAGGGACTCTCGGTCGTCGACGGTCTCGGCATGCTGCTGCACCAGGCTGTTCCCGGTTTCGAAAAATGGTTCCGCAAGCGTCCGGTCGTCGACGCGGCGCTGCGCGCTTTGATTATTGCCGACATGGAAGTCCATTGA
- the coaE gene encoding dephospho-CoA kinase (Dephospho-CoA kinase (CoaE) performs the final step in coenzyme A biosynthesis.) — MLKIGLTGSIGMGKSTVGKLFAEAGIPLNDSDAVVHDLYAGEAAPLVDAAFPGTMKDGAVDRQELGRQLALDSEGFKRLEAIVHPLVRKRETEFLERQQAAGAEMVLLDIPLLFETGAWERVDVIVVVSTDPQIQRQRVLARDDMTEEKFDMILSRQTPDAEKRRRADYLVDTSRSIAETRARVLEIVAELKMRIANGDFRNA, encoded by the coding sequence ATGCTGAAGATCGGACTCACCGGCTCAATCGGAATGGGAAAATCGACGGTCGGCAAACTCTTCGCCGAGGCCGGAATCCCCTTGAATGACTCCGACGCCGTGGTCCATGACCTCTACGCCGGCGAGGCAGCACCGCTTGTGGATGCCGCTTTCCCCGGCACGATGAAGGATGGAGCGGTTGACCGGCAGGAGCTGGGCCGCCAACTCGCGCTCGATTCCGAAGGCTTCAAGCGCCTCGAAGCGATCGTCCATCCGCTGGTGCGCAAACGGGAAACGGAATTTCTGGAGCGACAGCAGGCAGCCGGCGCCGAAATGGTCCTGCTCGATATTCCGCTGCTCTTCGAAACCGGCGCCTGGGAGAGAGTGGATGTCATCGTTGTCGTCAGCACCGATCCACAGATTCAGCGTCAGAGGGTGCTTGCGCGCGACGACATGACGGAAGAAAAATTCGATATGATTCTCTCTCGCCAGACGCCGGATGCGGAAAAACGGCGCCGCGCCGATTATCTGGTCGACACCAGCCGCAGCATTGCGGAGACCAGGGCGCGGGTGCTTGAGATCGTCGCCGAGCTGAAAATGCGGATTGCCAATGGAGATTTCCGGAATGCGTGA
- the dnaQ gene encoding DNA polymerase III subunit epsilon, producing MREIIFDTETTGLDNRADRIIEIGGIELFNHFPTGNTLHIYINPGDQKVHPDALAVHGITDEFLKDKKPFAEVAEEILAFFGDGKWIAHNATFDMGFINAEFARLGLPPILPDKVVDTLSMARRKHPMGPNSLDALCRRYGIDNSHRTKHGALLDSELLAEVYIEMIGGRQAAFGLSISGQPGQAARGEMAMEDDMAFAAALERPRPLGSRLSQSEAQAHEALVAKLGEKGIWAKYARPN from the coding sequence ATGCGTGAGATCATCTTCGATACGGAAACCACCGGCCTCGACAACCGCGCCGACCGTATCATCGAAATCGGCGGCATCGAGCTCTTCAACCATTTTCCGACCGGCAACACGCTGCATATCTACATCAATCCGGGAGACCAGAAGGTTCATCCGGATGCACTTGCGGTACACGGCATCACCGATGAATTCCTGAAGGACAAGAAGCCTTTCGCCGAGGTGGCCGAGGAAATCCTCGCCTTCTTCGGCGACGGCAAATGGATCGCCCATAACGCCACTTTCGATATGGGCTTCATCAACGCTGAATTCGCGCGGCTCGGTTTGCCGCCGATCTTGCCCGACAAAGTGGTCGATACGCTGTCGATGGCGCGGCGCAAGCACCCGATGGGACCGAATTCGCTCGACGCGCTCTGCCGGCGTTACGGCATCGACAACTCGCACCGTACCAAACACGGCGCGCTGCTCGACTCCGAACTATTGGCCGAAGTCTATATCGAGATGATCGGCGGCAGACAGGCTGCGTTCGGCCTGAGCATATCGGGTCAACCCGGCCAGGCGGCCCGCGGTGAAATGGCGATGGAAGATGATATGGCGTTTGCCGCGGCGCTCGAACGCCCTCGTCCGCTTGGCTCCCGGCTCAGCCAGTCCGAAGCGCAGGCGCATGAGGCGCTGGTCGCCAAGCTCGGCGAAAAGGGCATTTGGGCGAAATACGCCCGCCCGAATTGA
- the secB gene encoding protein-export chaperone SecB — translation MADDNNSNGATNPTLSILAQYTKDLSFENPGAPRSLQARDKAPTININVNVNANPLSDTDFDVVLSLNAEAKDGDKTVFHTELVYGGVFRVAGFPQEHMLPVLFIECPRMLFPFARQIIADVTRNGGFPPLMIDPIDFTQMFAQRVAEEQARAKVQAVPN, via the coding sequence ATGGCAGACGATAACAACAGCAACGGTGCGACCAACCCGACCCTTTCGATCCTTGCGCAATATACCAAGGACCTCTCCTTCGAAAATCCGGGTGCGCCGCGTTCGCTGCAGGCCCGCGACAAGGCGCCAACGATCAACATCAATGTGAACGTCAACGCCAATCCGCTTTCCGACACGGATTTCGATGTCGTGCTGTCGCTGAATGCCGAAGCCAAGGATGGCGACAAGACGGTGTTCCATACGGAACTTGTTTATGGTGGCGTCTTCCGCGTTGCCGGTTTCCCGCAGGAGCACATGCTGCCGGTGCTCTTCATCGAGTGCCCGCGCATGCTCTTCCCCTTCGCCCGGCAGATCATCGCCGACGTGACCCGTAACGGCGGTTTCCCGCCGCTGATGATCGATCCGATCGACTTCACGCAGATGTTCGCTCAGCGCGTTGCCGAAGAACAGGCCCGCGCCAAGGTTCAGGCCGTTCCGAACTGA
- a CDS encoding FxsA family protein produces the protein MRFSILPAFILLLPLGEIAGFVIVGRAIGLALTLALLMASFIFGVVLLRRQGIGILRRMSSEGRNGVMPGRDLLKPAMTVIAALLLIIPGFLTDIIAILILIPPVRDLLWRSIAKRFVVVNARSGFSNGAKPDFRDRNSNSKVVDLDEEDYHREPDRNSPWSGKHLGD, from the coding sequence ATGCGTTTTTCAATTCTGCCGGCTTTCATTCTGTTGCTGCCGCTTGGCGAAATTGCCGGCTTCGTCATTGTCGGTCGCGCAATCGGCCTGGCGCTGACGCTTGCGCTCCTCATGGCGAGCTTCATCTTCGGCGTGGTCCTGCTGCGCCGGCAGGGGATCGGCATCCTGCGCCGGATGTCGAGCGAAGGGCGGAACGGCGTGATGCCCGGTCGTGATCTGCTGAAGCCGGCAATGACGGTGATTGCCGCGCTGCTGCTGATCATTCCCGGTTTCCTCACGGATATCATCGCCATCCTCATTCTCATTCCGCCGGTGCGCGATCTCCTCTGGCGGTCGATCGCCAAACGCTTCGTCGTCGTCAACGCCAGAAGCGGCTTTTCCAATGGCGCGAAACCCGACTTCCGCGATCGCAATTCAAATTCGAAGGTGGTCGATCTCGACGAGGAGGACTATCATAGGGAGCCGGATCGCAACTCGCCATGGTCCGGCAAACATCTCGGGGACTGA
- a CDS encoding Tim44/TimA family putative adaptor protein has product MSSNDFITLFFLVAAVLIFFQLRSVLGRRTGNEKPPRDLYRPRDAAPAEAADAGKVVTLPRRDATAEDDERFSAIDAFAAPGTPLNESLRALNKADSSFSPKEFLNGARMAYEMIVMAYADGDRKTLKNLLSREVYDGFEAAIAEREARGEKVKSTFVGIDKAEITHAETKGSEAQITVRIVSQLISATYDKADVLIEGDAENVAEVNDLWTFARDTRSRDPNWKLVATESEHE; this is encoded by the coding sequence ATGAGTTCGAACGACTTCATCACATTATTCTTCCTGGTGGCGGCGGTGCTGATCTTCTTTCAGCTCCGCTCCGTGCTCGGGCGCCGCACAGGAAATGAGAAGCCGCCCCGCGATCTCTATAGGCCAAGGGATGCTGCTCCGGCTGAGGCTGCCGACGCCGGCAAGGTCGTGACGCTGCCGCGCCGTGATGCGACGGCCGAGGACGACGAGCGCTTCTCTGCCATCGACGCCTTTGCCGCGCCGGGGACCCCGCTCAACGAATCGCTGCGCGCCCTGAATAAGGCCGATTCCTCCTTCAGCCCGAAGGAGTTTCTGAACGGTGCCCGCATGGCCTACGAAATGATCGTCATGGCCTATGCCGATGGCGATCGCAAAACCCTTAAGAACCTTTTGTCCCGTGAGGTTTATGACGGATTCGAGGCGGCGATTGCCGAGCGCGAAGCCCGCGGCGAAAAGGTCAAGTCCACCTTCGTCGGCATCGACAAGGCCGAAATCACCCATGCCGAGACGAAGGGCAGCGAAGCGCAGATCACCGTGCGCATCGTCAGCCAGCTGATCTCGGCGACTTACGACAAGGCTGATGTCCTGATCGAGGGCGACGCCGAAAACGTCGCCGAGGTCAACGACCTCTGGACCTTCGCCCGCGACACCCGCTCGCGTGATCCGAACTGGAAACTTGTGGCGACCGAATCGGAACATGAGTGA
- a CDS encoding murein transglycosylase A: MSDQASDFVLQAISFDNLEGWKDDDPSGLFEVMGRCRRQITDVKPYRTGSLGLSAEDLLPLLMDAENFTPSSPAAARAFFETRCRPFLIRRKDGKSGFVTAFYEPEVEVSDRPNELFRFPFYSRPNDLIDLDDGNRPAELDGSYVFGRLHDDGRIDAYPDRREIDQGFLAGRGLEIAWAKSKVDVFFVHVQGAARLRYRDGRIGRITYAAKAGHPFSAIGKLLIDRGEIDRAEISMQSIRAWLARNPERVDEVLWHNRSYIFFREAAVADPEAGPIAAAKVPLLAGRSLAVDRLIHTFGFPFFIRADSLTHLDRGRPFRRLMLALDTGSAIVGPARGDIFTGSGDLAGERAGTVRNDADFVILIPKAAAGRFD, from the coding sequence ATGAGTGATCAGGCATCGGACTTCGTCCTGCAGGCCATCAGCTTCGATAATTTGGAAGGCTGGAAGGATGATGATCCCTCCGGCCTTTTTGAAGTGATGGGGCGCTGCCGCCGGCAGATCACCGACGTAAAGCCCTACCGTACTGGCTCGCTCGGCCTGAGCGCCGAGGACCTGCTTCCACTTCTGATGGACGCTGAAAATTTTACGCCGTCGTCGCCGGCAGCGGCGCGCGCCTTTTTCGAGACGCGTTGCCGGCCATTTCTGATCCGCCGCAAGGACGGCAAGTCCGGTTTCGTCACCGCCTTTTATGAGCCGGAGGTCGAGGTATCGGATCGGCCAAACGAGCTCTTCCGTTTCCCCTTCTACAGCCGTCCGAACGATCTGATCGATCTCGATGACGGCAATCGCCCGGCCGAACTGGATGGATCCTATGTTTTCGGCCGCTTGCATGATGATGGCCGCATTGACGCTTATCCGGATCGCCGTGAGATCGATCAGGGCTTTCTCGCCGGTCGCGGCCTGGAAATCGCCTGGGCGAAATCGAAGGTCGATGTCTTCTTCGTGCATGTGCAGGGTGCCGCGCGCCTGCGTTATCGAGACGGGCGTATCGGCCGTATCACTTACGCGGCAAAGGCAGGGCATCCCTTCTCGGCGATCGGCAAGCTCTTGATCGACCGCGGTGAGATCGACCGCGCCGAGATTTCCATGCAGTCGATCCGCGCCTGGCTGGCCCGCAATCCCGAGCGGGTGGACGAGGTGCTATGGCACAACCGCTCCTATATTTTCTTCCGGGAAGCGGCGGTTGCCGATCCTGAGGCGGGTCCGATTGCCGCCGCCAAGGTGCCGCTTCTCGCCGGGCGCTCGCTCGCGGTCGACCGGCTGATCCATACCTTCGGTTTCCCCTTTTTCATCCGCGCTGACAGCCTCACCCATCTTGATCGCGGCCGCCCCTTCCGCCGGCTGATGCTGGCGCTCGACACCGGCTCGGCGATTGTCGGGCCGGCGCGCGGCGATATCTTTACTGGTTCAGGGGACTTGGCCGGAGAGCGCGCCGGCACCGTCCGCAACGACGCCGATTTCGTCATCCTCATTCCCAAAGCCGCCGCCGGGCGTTTCGACTGA
- a CDS encoding Smr/MutS family protein — MARDRKLSADERILWGKVARSTRPMPGKANELTELDAFLAEAEAAAERQTAEKQTSVAPTAAQPAPPSTPRQPAKAHHPLERPVKRKIAKGWLALEARIDLHGLVQSEAHVILLDFLIRAHERGMRHVLVITGKGSSLGSEGALKRVVPLWFSKPEFRYLISSYEPAAQHHGGEGALYIRLSRRHGEKP; from the coding sequence ATGGCCAGGGATCGCAAGCTCAGCGCCGATGAGAGGATCCTGTGGGGCAAGGTGGCCCGCAGCACGCGGCCGATGCCCGGAAAAGCGAACGAGTTGACCGAGCTTGACGCCTTTCTGGCCGAAGCGGAAGCGGCGGCAGAACGGCAGACAGCCGAAAAGCAGACCTCCGTTGCGCCGACGGCAGCACAGCCGGCCCCACCGTCGACGCCGAGACAGCCGGCGAAGGCGCACCATCCGCTGGAAAGACCGGTCAAGCGCAAAATCGCCAAAGGCTGGCTGGCGCTCGAGGCGCGCATTGACCTGCATGGCCTGGTGCAGAGCGAGGCCCATGTCATCCTGCTCGATTTTTTAATCCGCGCCCATGAACGCGGCATGCGCCATGTGCTTGTCATCACCGGCAAGGGCAGCTCGCTGGGCAGCGAGGGTGCGTTGAAAAGAGTGGTTCCCCTGTGGTTCTCGAAGCCGGAATTCCGCTACCTGATCTCCTCCTATGAGCCAGCCGCACAGCATCATGGCGGTGAGGGAGCGCTCTATATCCGGCTGTCGCGGCGGCATGGGGAAAAGCCATGA
- a CDS encoding helix-turn-helix domain-containing protein: MTPFGEAVRRLRARKGVSQKEMAQALNVSPAYLSALEHGKRGLPTFDLLQRIAGYFNIIWDEAEELFLLARSSDPRVVIDTSGLPPEYTELANRLARRIRDLDSAEIARLSAVLENGGKGDGKAS, encoded by the coding sequence ATGACACCCTTTGGAGAGGCGGTTCGCAGGCTGAGGGCGCGAAAGGGCGTCTCGCAGAAGGAGATGGCGCAAGCACTAAACGTCTCCCCCGCCTATCTCTCGGCGCTCGAACATGGCAAGCGCGGCCTGCCGACATTCGACCTGCTGCAGCGCATCGCCGGCTACTTCAACATCATCTGGGACGAGGCCGAGGAACTGTTCCTGCTTGCCCGCTCCTCCGACCCGCGCGTCGTCATCGACACGTCGGGCCTGCCGCCGGAATATACCGAACTCGCCAACCGGCTGGCCCGGCGGATCCGCGACCTTGACAGCGCCGAGATCGCCCGGTTATCGGCTGTTCTCGAAAATGGCGGCAAAGGTGACGGAAAAGCGTCATAA
- the gyrB gene encoding DNA topoisomerase (ATP-hydrolyzing) subunit B, producing the protein MSDTSATENGVSTEYGADSIKVLKGLDAVRKRPGMYIGDTDDGSGLHHMVYEVVDNAIDEALAGHADIVTVTLNPDGSVTVTDNGRGIPTDIHSGEGVSAAEVIMTQLHAGGKFDQNSYKVSGGLHGVGVSVVNALSVWLKLKIRRHGKIHEMSFTHGVADAPLKVTGDAPDSTGTEVSFMPSSETFTMTEFDYGTLEHRLRELAFLNSGVRILLSDKRHSDIKQEEMRYDGGLEAFVSYLDRAKKPLVDKPVAIRGEKDGITVEVAMWWNDSYHENVLCFTNNIPQRDGGTHMAGFRAALTRQVVSYADNSGITKKEKVTLQGEDCREGLTAVLSVKVPDPKFSSQTKDKLVSSEVRPVVESLVNEALNTWFEEHPSEAKILVGKVVEAAAAREAARKARELTRRKGALDIASLPGKLADCSERDPAKSEVFLVEGDSAGGSAKQGRSRENQAILPLRGKILNVERARFDKMLSSQEIGTLITALGTGIGKDEFNAEKLRYHKIIIMTDADVDGAHIRTLLLTFFFRQMPELIERGHLYIAQPPLYKVARGKSVQYLKDEKALEEYLIAQGLEDAALRLGSGEVRTGQDLREVILDALRMRALLDNLHSRYNRAVVEQAAIAGALNAELVSDQARAQALASEVASRLDIIAEETERGWQGDLASDGGLRLERMVRGVKEVVVLDMALIGSSDARHIDQLTARLKEIYQTPPSLHRREGDIEISGPRALLDAIFASGRKGLTMQRYKGLGEMNAEQLWETTLDPNVRSLLQVKVADATDADGLFARLMGDEVEPRREFIQDNALSVANLDI; encoded by the coding sequence ATGAGCGATACATCCGCGACGGAAAACGGCGTAAGCACCGAATATGGCGCAGATTCCATCAAGGTCCTGAAGGGCCTCGATGCCGTGCGCAAGCGCCCCGGCATGTATATCGGCGATACCGACGACGGCTCCGGCCTGCATCACATGGTCTATGAGGTCGTCGACAACGCGATCGACGAAGCGCTGGCCGGCCATGCTGACATCGTTACCGTCACCCTCAACCCGGATGGTTCTGTTACGGTCACCGATAACGGCCGCGGCATCCCGACCGACATCCATAGCGGCGAAGGCGTGTCAGCAGCCGAAGTCATTATGACGCAGCTGCATGCCGGCGGCAAATTTGACCAGAATTCCTACAAGGTCTCAGGCGGTCTGCATGGCGTCGGCGTTTCCGTCGTCAACGCCCTCTCTGTCTGGCTGAAGCTGAAGATCCGCCGCCATGGCAAGATCCATGAAATGAGCTTCACCCATGGCGTGGCCGACGCACCGCTGAAGGTCACCGGCGATGCCCCTGATTCGACCGGCACGGAAGTCAGCTTCATGCCGAGCAGCGAAACCTTCACCATGACCGAATTCGATTACGGTACGCTGGAGCACCGCCTGCGCGAACTCGCCTTCCTGAATTCGGGCGTGCGCATCCTTTTGAGCGACAAGCGTCATTCCGATATCAAGCAGGAAGAAATGCGCTATGACGGCGGCCTCGAGGCCTTCGTCTCCTATCTCGACCGCGCCAAGAAGCCGCTCGTCGACAAGCCGGTCGCCATCCGCGGCGAAAAGGACGGCATCACCGTCGAAGTGGCGATGTGGTGGAACGACAGCTATCACGAGAACGTGCTCTGCTTCACCAATAACATTCCCCAGCGTGACGGCGGCACCCATATGGCCGGCTTCCGCGCGGCCTTGACCCGTCAGGTGGTTTCCTATGCCGACAATTCCGGCATCACTAAAAAGGAAAAAGTGACGCTGCAGGGCGAAGACTGCCGCGAAGGCCTGACCGCGGTGCTGTCGGTCAAGGTGCCCGATCCGAAATTCTCATCGCAGACGAAGGACAAGCTCGTTTCCTCGGAAGTCCGTCCTGTCGTCGAAAGCCTCGTCAACGAGGCGCTGAACACCTGGTTCGAGGAGCATCCGAGCGAAGCCAAGATCCTTGTCGGCAAGGTCGTCGAGGCGGCAGCCGCGCGCGAAGCGGCCCGCAAGGCCCGTGAATTGACCCGCCGCAAGGGTGCGCTCGATATTGCCTCGCTACCGGGCAAGCTCGCCGACTGCTCCGAACGCGATCCGGCCAAATCCGAAGTCTTCCTGGTCGAGGGCGATTCCGCCGGCGGGTCGGCCAAGCAGGGCCGGTCGCGCGAAAACCAGGCGATCCTGCCGCTGCGCGGCAAGATCCTGAATGTGGAACGGGCCCGTTTCGACAAGATGCTGTCGAGCCAGGAAATCGGCACGCTGATCACCGCGCTCGGCACCGGCATCGGCAAGGACGAGTTCAACGCCGAAAAGCTGCGATATCACAAGATCATCATCATGACGGACGCCGATGTCGACGGCGCCCACATCCGCACCCTGCTGCTCACCTTCTTCTTCCGCCAGATGCCGGAACTGATCGAGCGCGGCCATCTCTACATCGCTCAGCCGCCGCTCTATAAGGTCGCGCGCGGCAAGTCGGTGCAGTATCTGAAGGATGAGAAGGCGCTCGAGGAATATCTCATCGCCCAGGGTCTGGAGGATGCCGCGTTGAGACTCGGCAGCGGCGAGGTCCGCACCGGACAGGACCTGCGCGAAGTCATCCTCGATGCGCTGCGTATGCGCGCCCTGCTCGACAATCTCCATTCGCGCTACAATCGCGCCGTCGTCGAACAGGCGGCGATCGCCGGCGCGCTCAATGCCGAGCTCGTCAGCGATCAGGCAAGAGCGCAGGCATTGGCGAGCGAGGTCGCAAGCCGTCTCGACATCATTGCCGAAGAGACCGAACGCGGCTGGCAGGGTGACCTGGCGAGCGATGGCGGCCTGCGCCTCGAGCGTATGGTTCGTGGTGTCAAGGAAGTGGTGGTGCTCGACATGGCGCTGATCGGCTCCTCCGATGCCCGCCACATCGACCAGCTGACCGCGCGTCTCAAGGAAATCTATCAGACGCCGCCGTCGCTGCACCGACGCGAAGGCGACATTGAGATTTCAGGGCCGCGCGCCCTGCTCGATGCGATCTTTGCCAGCGGCCGCAAGGGTCTGACCATGCAGCGCTACAAGGGTCTCGGTGAGATGAATGCCGAGCAGCTCTGGGAAACGACGCTCGATCCGAATGTCCGTTCGCTGCTGCAGGTGAAGGTTGCCGACGCCACCGATGCGGACGGCCTCTTCGCCCGCCTGATGGGTGACGAAGTCGAGCCCCGGCGCGAATTCATCCAGGACAACGCGCTCAGCGTCGCCAATCTCGACATCTGA
- a CDS encoding nitroreductase family protein: MTQSNNRESQYPIDPMFLDRWSPRAFTGEIIEEAQLLSLLEAAHWAPSSSNQQPWRFIYALKGSEHWEKFVTLLVDANQEWAKNASALIFVVSRSFTGVAGSGEEKPSYTHSFDAGAAWGYLALQARLSGFYAHGMGGIKHEEIRKTFDIPEGYRIEAGVAVGRLADKSVLSERNQAREFPSQRKPLSDLAFNGHFLAN, from the coding sequence ATGACACAGAGCAATAACCGCGAATCCCAATATCCGATCGATCCGATGTTTCTCGACCGCTGGTCGCCCCGCGCCTTTACCGGCGAAATCATCGAGGAGGCACAGCTGCTCAGCCTGCTCGAAGCCGCCCATTGGGCGCCATCCTCTTCCAACCAGCAGCCCTGGCGCTTCATCTATGCCCTCAAGGGCTCGGAACACTGGGAGAAATTCGTCACACTGCTCGTCGACGCCAATCAGGAATGGGCGAAGAACGCATCGGCATTGATCTTCGTCGTCTCACGCAGCTTCACCGGCGTTGCCGGATCCGGCGAGGAAAAGCCGAGCTACACCCATTCCTTCGACGCCGGTGCAGCCTGGGGATACCTGGCCCTGCAAGCGCGCCTTTCCGGCTTCTATGCCCATGGCATGGGCGGCATCAAACATGAGGAAATCAGAAAAACATTCGATATCCCGGAGGGTTACCGGATCGAAGCGGGCGTTGCCGTCGGCCGTCTGGCCGACAAGAGCGTTCTTTCCGAACGCAATCAGGCGCGCGAATTCCCGAGCCAGCGCAAGCCGCTCTCCGACCTTGCCTTTAACGGCCATTTCCTAGCCAACTGA
- a CDS encoding DUF2218 domain-containing protein — translation MHLSKAVVRTEHASRYLQQLCKHWSHKFSVDFDPHKGRVPFSESAEVIFAADDAALTMTLSVADPDQQARMQGVIDDHLKRFAFREELDIVWTD, via the coding sequence ATGCACCTCTCCAAGGCCGTCGTACGCACCGAACATGCGAGCCGCTACCTGCAGCAGCTCTGCAAACACTGGAGCCACAAGTTCAGCGTCGATTTCGATCCGCATAAGGGCCGGGTGCCGTTCAGCGAAAGCGCCGAGGTGATATTCGCCGCCGACGATGCGGCGCTCACCATGACGCTTTCCGTTGCCGATCCCGACCAGCAGGCAAGGATGCAGGGGGTGATCGATGATCATCTGAAGCGTTTCGCCTTCCGCGAGGAACTCGACATCGTCTGGACCGATTGA